A part of Timaviella obliquedivisa GSE-PSE-MK23-08B genomic DNA contains:
- the cobO gene encoding cob(I)yrinic acid a,c-diamide adenosyltransferase, which translates to MDPTLSNDQEAIILNEEATSSALSTEQYQRKMQRRKEVQEQRLAERSHQKGLIIVNTGTGKGKTTAALGMVLRSLGHGYQVAIVQFIKGAWEPAEKTVFEPWTTGETPLLEFHAMGEGFTWETQDRDRDIQKAQEAWQKALSFIKNPEFKLVLLDEVNIALKLGYLQVEEILAGLEQKPDESHVILTGRGAPAALIERADLVTEMTLVKHPFREQGVKAQAGIEF; encoded by the coding sequence ATGGATCCGACCCTTTCAAACGACCAAGAAGCCATTATCTTGAACGAAGAAGCTACATCATCAGCCCTTTCGACTGAGCAGTATCAACGAAAGATGCAACGACGGAAAGAGGTACAAGAGCAGCGCTTAGCAGAGCGATCGCATCAAAAAGGTTTAATTATCGTCAATACTGGGACTGGCAAAGGTAAAACCACGGCGGCGTTGGGTATGGTGTTGCGATCGCTGGGTCATGGCTATCAGGTGGCGATCGTCCAGTTTATTAAAGGAGCCTGGGAGCCAGCCGAAAAAACCGTGTTCGAGCCTTGGACAACTGGAGAAACTCCTCTCCTGGAATTTCATGCAATGGGCGAAGGCTTCACCTGGGAAACCCAGGATCGCGATCGCGACATTCAAAAGGCACAAGAAGCTTGGCAGAAGGCACTGAGCTTTATTAAGAACCCTGAGTTTAAGTTAGTTCTACTTGATGAAGTAAATATTGCCCTGAAGCTAGGATATTTGCAGGTTGAAGAAATCTTGGCAGGGCTAGAGCAGAAACCTGATGAGTCTCATGTGATTCTGACCGGACGAGGCGCACCCGCAGCGTTAATTGAACGGGCTGATCTAGTGACAGAAATGACGCTAGTGAAGCATCCCTTCCGAGAGCAGGGAGTTAAGGCACAAGCAGGAATTGAGTTTTGA
- the apcB gene encoding allophycocyanin subunit beta, whose amino-acid sequence MQDAITSVINSADVQGKYLDMSALEKLKGYFSSGELRVRAATSISANAAAIVKEAVAKSLLYSDVTRPGGNMYTTRRYAACIRDLDYYLRYSTYAMLAGDPSILDERVLNGLKETYNSLGVPVSSTVQAIQAMKEVTASLVGADAGKEMGVYFDYICSGLS is encoded by the coding sequence ATGCAAGACGCAATTACCTCTGTCATCAACTCCGCAGACGTTCAGGGCAAGTACCTGGATATGTCTGCTCTAGAAAAGCTAAAAGGCTACTTCTCTAGCGGCGAACTTCGCGTTCGTGCCGCAACATCCATCAGCGCTAATGCTGCTGCGATCGTCAAAGAAGCTGTAGCTAAGTCATTGTTGTACTCAGATGTCACCCGTCCCGGTGGCAATATGTACACCACCCGTCGCTATGCAGCCTGCATTCGTGACCTCGACTACTACCTCCGCTACTCGACCTATGCCATGTTGGCTGGCGACCCTTCCATCTTGGATGAGCGCGTTTTGAACGGCTTGAAAGAAACCTACAACTCTCTAGGTGTACCTGTTTCTTCCACCGTCCAAGCTATCCAAGCGATGAAAGAAGTCACCGCTAGCTTAGTCGGTGCTGATGCTGGTAAAGAAATGGGCGTGTACTTCGACTACATCTGCTCTGGCTTGAGCTAA
- a CDS encoding bifunctional folylpolyglutamate synthase/dihydrofolate synthase, which yields MPFSSDAQPSAILNRFTHFGVELGLERIERLLNDLCNPQRQVPIIHVAGSNGKGSTCAFLSAVLTAAGYRVGRYTSPHLVSWCERISLNGQDISPAELHHLLLKVVAAIDLDYSSPTQFEIITAVAWLYFAQQQVDVAVVEVGLGGRLDATNVCDRPLVSIITSLSREHWQRLGDTLAKISYEKAGILKPRCPAVIAPQPAEAEAVLQARLSELNCPVTWVDPEASRRYSLSLPGEHQLINAALAIATFHILQQQGWKITEDHIVQGLATAQWQGRLQWMQWRHHNLLIDGAHNPAGAKMLRRYIDSLSLDNQNVNQDVNQVTRSIHWVMGMIANKDHGEVFQELLRAGDRLYLVPVPEHLPTDMDALAQVAQTACPSLVHCGVYADVIEGLEAAFEADLTEQNSTTVLCGSLYLIGHFFSMIQPDEKS from the coding sequence ATGCCGTTCTCTTCTGATGCTCAACCTAGCGCGATTCTCAACCGCTTTACTCACTTTGGGGTAGAGCTAGGCTTGGAGCGAATTGAACGCTTGTTAAATGATTTATGTAATCCGCAGCGGCAAGTCCCCATCATTCATGTGGCAGGCAGTAATGGCAAAGGGTCTACCTGTGCATTTCTCTCGGCGGTGCTGACTGCCGCAGGCTATCGGGTTGGGCGTTATACGTCTCCCCATTTGGTGAGTTGGTGTGAGCGCATTAGCCTGAATGGTCAAGATATTTCACCTGCTGAACTGCATCATCTTTTGTTAAAGGTTGTTGCTGCTATTGATCTGGATTATTCATCGCCGACGCAGTTTGAGATTATTACCGCAGTGGCGTGGCTATATTTTGCGCAGCAGCAAGTGGATGTTGCTGTCGTTGAGGTGGGGCTAGGAGGACGGCTGGATGCGACAAATGTGTGCGATCGCCCTCTCGTTAGCATCATCACATCTCTCAGCCGCGAGCATTGGCAACGGTTGGGTGATACCTTGGCAAAGATTAGCTACGAGAAAGCGGGCATTCTCAAACCTCGTTGTCCGGCTGTCATTGCGCCGCAGCCTGCCGAGGCTGAAGCCGTTCTTCAAGCAAGGTTATCTGAGTTGAATTGTCCGGTCACTTGGGTTGATCCAGAAGCATCTCGCCGCTATTCATTATCTTTGCCCGGCGAGCATCAACTGATTAATGCAGCGTTGGCGATCGCTACGTTTCACATTCTGCAACAACAGGGTTGGAAAATTACCGAAGATCATATTGTACAAGGGCTGGCGACTGCTCAGTGGCAAGGGCGGTTACAGTGGATGCAGTGGCGGCATCATAATCTATTAATCGATGGAGCGCATAACCCTGCCGGAGCAAAGATGCTACGTCGTTATATTGATAGTTTGTCCCTTGATAACCAGAATGTTAATCAGGATGTTAATCAGGTGACGCGATCGATTCATTGGGTAATGGGAATGATCGCTAATAAAGATCATGGGGAGGTGTTCCAAGAATTGTTGAGAGCAGGCGATCGCCTCTATCTCGTGCCCGTGCCAGAGCATTTGCCTACGGATATGGATGCGCTGGCACAGGTGGCTCAAACCGCTTGTCCAAGCTTGGTGCATTGTGGCGTTTATGCAGATGTCATTGAAGGGTTAGAAGCAGCATTTGAGGCTGACTTAACTGAACAAAATTCGACAACGGTGTTGTGTGGGTCACTTTACCTGATTGGGCATTTCTTTTCTATGATTCAACCTGATGAAAAATCCTAA
- a CDS encoding UbiD family decarboxylase, translating into MTRDLQGFLKQLEQRGQLRRISALVDSDLEIAEIADRMLQQAGPALLFENVKNSPFPVAINVMGTVERICWAMGMERPEELEELGKKLATIYQLRPPKNFSQTVNLGKVLLDVVKAKPSRDFFPACQQVVLKGDEVDLTQIPMLRVYPGDAGRVLTLGLMITKDCETQIPNVGVYRLQVQSKNTMTVQWLSIRGATRHLRKAAERGKNLEVAVAIGVHPLVVLAAATPLPIDMSEWLFAGLYGGSGLPLAKCKTVDLEVPAESEFVLEGTIMPGEVAIDGPAGDHMGFYGGVNEKAPLIRFNCLTHRKNPIYMTAFSGRPPKEDAMMAIALNRIYTPILRQQVPEIIDFFLPMEALSYKAAIISIDKTYPGQAKRAALAFWSALPQFSYTKFVIVVDKSINVRDPRQVIWSIASKVDPQRDVFILPNNPFDSLDFATEQRGLGGRMGMDATTKVYPETDRPFPAILESDPEVAAMVDRRWAEYGLGNLGTEEVDPNLFGYNIR; encoded by the coding sequence ATGACAAGAGACTTGCAGGGATTCCTTAAACAACTAGAACAGCGGGGGCAACTTCGGCGGATTTCGGCGCTGGTCGATTCTGATTTAGAAATTGCCGAGATTGCCGATCGCATGTTGCAGCAGGCAGGCCCCGCACTGTTATTTGAAAACGTTAAAAACTCTCCCTTTCCTGTTGCTATTAACGTCATGGGAACAGTCGAACGAATCTGTTGGGCAATGGGAATGGAACGCCCAGAGGAACTAGAAGAGCTAGGCAAAAAACTGGCGACGATTTACCAGTTGCGGCCTCCCAAGAACTTTTCCCAAACCGTGAATCTGGGCAAGGTGCTGCTGGATGTGGTTAAGGCAAAGCCTAGTCGAGACTTCTTTCCGGCTTGTCAGCAGGTGGTGCTGAAGGGGGATGAAGTCGATTTAACCCAAATTCCCATGCTGCGCGTCTATCCTGGCGATGCGGGGCGGGTACTCACGTTGGGGCTAATGATTACCAAAGACTGCGAAACCCAAATTCCTAACGTTGGAGTGTACCGTTTGCAGGTGCAGTCAAAAAATACGATGACGGTGCAGTGGCTGTCGATCCGAGGTGCAACTCGGCATTTGCGGAAGGCGGCAGAGCGGGGGAAAAACCTGGAAGTGGCAGTGGCGATCGGGGTGCATCCTTTGGTAGTGCTAGCGGCTGCAACGCCGTTACCGATTGATATGTCGGAGTGGCTCTTTGCTGGACTTTATGGCGGGTCTGGATTGCCACTGGCTAAATGTAAAACGGTGGATTTAGAAGTTCCGGCTGAGTCGGAGTTTGTGTTAGAAGGAACGATCATGCCGGGAGAAGTGGCGATCGATGGTCCAGCGGGCGACCACATGGGGTTTTATGGTGGTGTGAATGAGAAAGCGCCTCTGATCCGCTTCAACTGCCTCACCCATCGCAAAAATCCGATTTACATGACGGCGTTTAGTGGTCGTCCGCCCAAAGAAGACGCAATGATGGCGATCGCCCTCAACCGGATCTACACGCCCATTCTGCGCCAACAAGTCCCCGAAATCATCGACTTCTTTCTACCTATGGAGGCACTCAGCTACAAGGCTGCGATCATTTCCATTGATAAAACCTATCCTGGACAAGCGAAACGGGCAGCACTGGCATTTTGGAGCGCTTTACCGCAATTCAGCTACACCAAGTTTGTAATTGTGGTCGATAAATCTATTAACGTCCGCGATCCGAGGCAAGTTATCTGGTCGATCGCCTCTAAGGTCGATCCGCAGCGGGATGTGTTCATTTTGCCCAACAATCCTTTCGACTCCTTAGACTTTGCCACCGAGCAGCGAGGGCTAGGCGGACGAATGGGCATGGATGCCACCACAAAGGTTTATCCCGAAACCGATCGCCCCTTCCCCGCTATCCTCGAATCCGATCCAGAAGTAGCAGCAATGGTCGATCGCCGCTGGGCAGAATATGGGCTAGGGAATTTAGGCACTGAAGAAGTAGATCCTAACTTATTCGGCTATAACATTCGTTAA
- a CDS encoding phycobilisome linker polypeptide, with translation MRMFKITACVPSQSRIRTQRELQNTFFTKLVPYDNWFKEQQRIMKMGGKIVKVELATGKPGANAGLS, from the coding sequence ATGCGGATGTTCAAAATTACAGCCTGTGTTCCCAGCCAGAGTCGGATTCGTACTCAGCGGGAACTACAGAATACCTTTTTTACCAAGTTGGTTCCTTACGACAACTGGTTCAAAGAGCAGCAGCGCATCATGAAGATGGGCGGCAAAATTGTCAAGGTGGAATTGGCAACTGGAAAACCTGGAGCGAATGCAGGTTTAAGCTAG
- a CDS encoding metal-dependent hydrolase: MQTPSHFLMTATLEKALPKVAIVKRAFLWGAIAPDLALWGLSIGGMIYYHFMLGWSTKQAFALMFDQLYFHHPLWIVSHNLLHAPILLLLGLGWAWQSSRRGEENKLSLWFLWFFLACLLHSVIDVLTHVDDGSLIFFPFDWTTRFQSVVSYYDHRYYGREFSVFERSLNLFFLLYLLYSPVYQYLRKLVQKL; this comes from the coding sequence ATGCAAACCCCGTCTCATTTTTTAATGACCGCCACTTTAGAAAAAGCCTTACCCAAAGTTGCCATCGTTAAACGCGCTTTTCTTTGGGGGGCGATCGCGCCAGATTTGGCGTTATGGGGGCTATCTATTGGGGGCATGATTTACTATCATTTCATGCTGGGATGGAGTACAAAACAGGCATTTGCCCTCATGTTCGATCAGTTGTATTTCCATCATCCGCTTTGGATCGTTTCTCACAATTTGCTTCATGCGCCAATCTTGTTGCTGTTAGGGTTAGGGTGGGCTTGGCAAAGCTCTCGCCGAGGAGAGGAGAATAAGCTTTCTCTGTGGTTTTTGTGGTTCTTTTTAGCGTGCTTACTGCATTCTGTCATTGATGTTTTGACTCATGTTGATGATGGTTCGCTCATTTTCTTTCCGTTTGATTGGACGACGCGATTTCAGAGCGTTGTTAGCTATTATGATCATCGGTATTATGGGAGAGAATTTAGTGTGTTTGAGCGATCGCTTAATCTCTTCTTCTTGCTCTATCTGCTCTATTCTCCCGTTTATCAATATCTCCGTAAACTAGTTCAAAAACTCTAA
- the apcA gene encoding allophycocyanin subunit alpha, translating to MSIITKSIVNADAEARYLSPGELDQIKSFVTSGERRVRIAQVLTESRERIVKQAGDQLFQKRPDVVSPGGNAYGEEMTATCLRDLDYYLRLVTYGVVSGDVTSIEEIGIVGVREMYKSLGTPIDAVASGVAAMKNVAVGMMSGEDAAEAGAYFDYVIGAMQ from the coding sequence ATGAGTATTATCACGAAGTCCATCGTGAACGCCGATGCTGAGGCTCGCTACCTAAGCCCCGGTGAACTAGACCAAATCAAAAGCTTTGTCACTTCTGGCGAACGCCGTGTACGGATTGCGCAAGTTTTGACCGAATCCCGTGAGCGGATCGTCAAGCAAGCAGGCGACCAACTGTTCCAAAAGCGCCCTGACGTTGTTTCCCCCGGTGGCAACGCTTACGGCGAAGAAATGACTGCAACTTGCCTTCGTGACTTGGACTACTATCTGCGCCTTGTGACCTACGGAGTGGTTTCAGGTGATGTGACCTCCATCGAAGAAATCGGCATCGTCGGCGTTCGTGAGATGTACAAGTCTCTCGGCACCCCCATCGACGCAGTCGCTTCGGGTGTTGCGGCAATGAAAAACGTAGCCGTTGGAATGATGTCGGGTGAGGATGCTGCTGAGGCAGGTGCTTACTTCGATTACGTCATCGGTGCTATGCAGTAG
- the nadB gene encoding L-aspartate oxidase has product MPHLTLPNAFDVLIVGGGAAGLYTALCLPKTLRVGLITKDSLSISASDWAQGGIAAAIAPEDSLQLHVEDTLKAGAGLCNPAAVQLLVEKAPECVRSLVEMGVAFDRQGDNLALTLEAAHSRRRVLHAADATGRAMVSTLAAQVLNRDNIQVLSQAFVLNLWMADQTCRGVCLLYKDQLCWLQARAIVLASGGGGQVFAQTTNPSISTGDGVAMAWRAGAELRDLEFVQFHPTALTYPGAPRFLISEAVRGEGAHLVDDRGHRFAFDYHPAGELAPRDVVSRAIFSHLKQNTGGSAHVWLDLKPIPEDIIRHRFPNIIQVCQRWGIDLFKQPIPVAPAAHYWMGGILTDTQSRTSIHGLYTVGESASTGVHGANRLASNSLLECLVFGAQLANITLREDPIAYPISEVQDLPPLNLSLTPHIQEWRPLLARLMWQSAGICRDQQTLEQAIAQVKTWQEEFVATSETAIAYIDHPPECAAAQIPQGSFSLTASQVSDLRIWSETRNLLDLSYLILKSALFRTESRGGHYRTDYPHTDNFDWQVHTLIVGNVWQKSQV; this is encoded by the coding sequence GTGCCCCATCTAACCTTGCCCAATGCCTTCGATGTCCTCATTGTAGGAGGGGGAGCCGCAGGGCTATATACTGCCCTCTGCTTACCTAAAACGCTGCGAGTTGGGCTCATCACTAAAGATTCTCTTTCCATATCAGCAAGCGATTGGGCACAGGGAGGTATTGCAGCGGCGATCGCCCCAGAAGATTCTCTCCAGTTGCACGTTGAAGATACGTTAAAAGCTGGAGCCGGACTATGCAACCCCGCCGCCGTACAGCTTTTAGTCGAAAAAGCGCCTGAATGTGTACGATCGCTGGTAGAAATGGGAGTGGCGTTCGATCGTCAGGGGGACAACCTGGCACTGACCCTAGAAGCTGCCCATTCTCGCCGTCGTGTTCTTCATGCTGCCGATGCAACCGGACGAGCCATGGTTTCCACCTTAGCGGCGCAGGTGCTAAACCGCGACAACATTCAGGTGCTTTCCCAGGCGTTTGTCCTGAATTTATGGATGGCTGATCAAACCTGTCGAGGAGTCTGCCTATTGTACAAAGACCAACTGTGCTGGCTCCAGGCAAGGGCGATCGTCCTAGCCTCGGGTGGAGGCGGACAAGTATTTGCCCAAACCACCAATCCTAGTATCAGTACTGGCGACGGCGTAGCCATGGCGTGGCGCGCAGGCGCAGAACTCCGCGATTTAGAATTTGTCCAGTTCCATCCCACCGCATTAACCTACCCTGGCGCGCCCCGGTTCCTAATTAGCGAAGCCGTCCGGGGTGAAGGTGCACACTTAGTTGATGATCGGGGGCATCGCTTTGCTTTCGATTATCATCCTGCTGGAGAACTTGCCCCTAGAGATGTTGTCAGCCGCGCCATCTTCAGCCATCTTAAACAAAATACTGGCGGGTCTGCCCATGTCTGGCTCGATCTCAAACCCATTCCCGAAGACATCATTCGCCATCGCTTTCCCAATATTATTCAAGTGTGCCAGCGGTGGGGCATTGACCTCTTTAAGCAGCCTATTCCTGTTGCTCCGGCTGCTCACTATTGGATGGGCGGCATCCTTACGGATACCCAAAGCCGCACTTCGATCCACGGGTTGTACACGGTTGGCGAGTCTGCTAGCACTGGAGTCCATGGCGCAAATCGCCTTGCCAGCAATTCTCTGCTCGAATGTCTTGTCTTCGGCGCACAGCTTGCCAACATTACTCTGCGAGAAGATCCGATCGCCTATCCCATTTCTGAAGTCCAAGACCTTCCTCCCTTAAACCTCTCGTTAACGCCCCACATTCAAGAATGGCGACCCTTGCTTGCTCGGCTTATGTGGCAAAGCGCTGGTATTTGTCGGGATCAGCAAACCCTGGAACAGGCGATCGCCCAAGTTAAGACCTGGCAAGAAGAATTCGTGGCAACTAGCGAAACAGCGATCGCCTATATCGATCATCCCCCTGAGTGCGCTGCTGCGCAGATACCGCAAGGGTCGTTCTCACTCACAGCCTCCCAAGTCTCCGACCTCAGAATCTGGAGCGAAACCCGAAATTTGCTCGACCTATCTTACTTAATTCTAAAAAGTGCCCTATTTCGCACCGAAAGCCGAGGCGGACACTATCGCACCGATTACCCCCATACAGACAATTTCGACTGGCAAGTCCATACCCTCATCGTCGGGAACGTTTGGCAGAAATCGCAGGTATAG
- the psbU gene encoding photosystem II complex extrinsic protein PsbU, giving the protein MKRLVGTIMALGLMLISCLGIFSFPQQAEAAHSPLVAEFRNSMDDKLATDFGKKIDLNNTNVRAFAQFPGLYPTLARMILSNAPFESVDEIFEMPDLTERQAEILKANLDKFTLSSPDSALVEGGDRFNNGIYR; this is encoded by the coding sequence ATGAAACGCTTGGTAGGGACGATAATGGCTTTGGGGCTAATGCTGATTAGTTGCCTGGGCATCTTCAGCTTTCCGCAACAGGCTGAAGCAGCCCACTCACCGCTCGTTGCAGAATTTCGCAACAGCATGGACGATAAGCTGGCAACTGATTTTGGCAAAAAAATTGATCTAAATAACACTAACGTGCGGGCATTTGCGCAGTTCCCTGGACTGTACCCCACGCTAGCTCGGATGATTTTGAGCAATGCACCTTTTGAAAGTGTTGATGAAATCTTCGAGATGCCCGATTTGACGGAGCGTCAGGCAGAAATTTTGAAGGCGAACCTTGATAAATTTACCCTCTCTTCCCCCGATTCTGCTCTGGTGGAAGGGGGCGATCGCTTTAACAACGGCATTTATCGTTAG
- a CDS encoding RNA-binding S4 domain-containing protein encodes MDKSEETIKLDQFLKLMCVVQTGGEAKMLIQNGDVKVNGAVEVRRGRKLVLGDRITTFGENYVVEEAE; translated from the coding sequence ATGGACAAGAGCGAGGAAACAATTAAGTTAGATCAGTTTTTGAAACTGATGTGTGTGGTACAAACGGGGGGCGAGGCAAAAATGCTGATTCAAAATGGCGATGTCAAGGTCAATGGAGCGGTTGAGGTACGGCGGGGGCGAAAACTGGTGCTGGGCGATCGCATCACCACATTTGGCGAAAACTATGTGGTCGAAGAGGCGGAATAA
- a CDS encoding proteasome-type protease, translated as MTYCLGILTCYGLVLATDSRTNAGVDHISTYQKLFDFSNPGERVIMLCTAGNLSITQAVMNALQQDLNASQEETIHTLPTLYDVARYIGGKVRRLQEQERPWLAKDNIDFKCTLLLGGQIRGDAPGLFMIYSQGNFIQAMPETPFLQIGETKYGKPILDRALTYETSLEEAAKCALLSIDSTMKSNISVGPPINLAMYEADSFFIRHQLRLPLGDPYLAKIRHLWECSLRQAFEQMPNVEWDDYDHHAETNHEDVLLD; from the coding sequence ATGACCTATTGCCTCGGCATTCTCACCTGCTACGGGCTAGTCCTTGCCACCGACTCTCGCACCAACGCAGGTGTAGACCACATCTCAACCTACCAAAAGCTATTTGACTTCTCCAACCCCGGAGAACGCGTCATTATGCTTTGTACAGCAGGCAACCTCTCAATTACCCAAGCTGTGATGAATGCCCTTCAGCAAGATCTAAACGCGTCTCAAGAAGAAACCATCCATACTTTGCCCACGCTTTATGATGTTGCCCGTTACATTGGCGGCAAAGTTCGTCGGCTTCAAGAGCAAGAGCGCCCTTGGCTCGCCAAAGATAATATTGACTTTAAATGCACGCTGTTATTAGGTGGGCAAATTCGGGGGGATGCTCCGGGGCTGTTTATGATTTATAGTCAGGGCAATTTTATTCAAGCCATGCCCGAAACGCCGTTCTTGCAAATTGGTGAAACCAAATATGGGAAACCTATTTTAGATCGTGCCCTCACCTATGAAACCTCTCTAGAAGAAGCAGCAAAATGTGCGTTGCTATCTATTGACTCAACCATGAAATCCAACATTTCGGTCGGACCTCCCATCAATCTGGCAATGTATGAAGCCGATAGTTTTTTTATTCGCCATCAGTTGCGCTTGCCGTTGGGCGATCCTTATTTGGCAAAAATTCGGCACTTGTGGGAGTGTTCTTTGAGGCAGGCGTTTGAGCAAATGCCGAATGTAGAATGGGATGACTATGATCATCATGCAGAGACTAACCACGAGGATGTGTTGCTGGATTAA
- a CDS encoding response regulator: MAKILVVEDERVATWSIQESLEGFGHTLVAQVPSGSEAIRAAGETQPDLVLMDIQSKGRVDGISIAEQIRSLLKIPIIYLTAHANSRTLKRAISSRHPQGTPTTTRYLIKPFNQTDLHTTIEIALLRNQFEKRLAAIEYQLSTQASDRPSPIEFMNPDTEVSTTGSQPWEAAAPAPHSGLDLVNAENSETPETPTPLPPNPRRVTLPEQCLSSAKQGTEQFIRNDTDTLQAISGAATGSMTIFPGIHDLRLVEAHLEQQVQERTAQLQQALDFEALLKRITEKVRDSLDESQILQTAVEELTTELNTTSCDTGLYDLSLATSTIAYESVQVGVPSAQGKVVYMEDEEAIYSRLLSGKAIQFCWIKSTERTLRPRSEGSTTLACPIIGKPSVIGDIWLYRVGKDGFVAAEVRLVQQVANQCAIAIRQARLYTAVQQQVTELESLNQVKDNFLNAVSHELRTPICSIKMASQLLEIRLNGAGLLEPDGEPIKRYLQILQSECDREISLINNMLDLSRLDAQMEPVHRTPIKLQDWIPHLLEPFAAQRQKQQQQLVVDIPVDLSPVVSDLASLGRILSELLTNAFKYTPAHETIKVSAGIESTEVPRLSEPRAQEHKAQFPPHNPRNFQPTPAVFAIRISNSGVKILPSEQTRIFDKFYRIPNADPWKHGGTGLGLALVKRIVTHIGGEIQVLSQQSWTTFTVYLPLS, translated from the coding sequence ATGGCTAAAATTTTAGTAGTCGAAGATGAGCGTGTTGCTACCTGGAGTATTCAAGAATCTTTAGAAGGTTTTGGGCACACTCTTGTTGCCCAAGTGCCTTCGGGGTCGGAAGCCATTCGGGCGGCTGGAGAAACTCAACCAGACCTGGTTTTGATGGATATTCAATCAAAAGGTAGGGTTGATGGTATTTCTATTGCGGAGCAAATTCGGAGTTTGTTGAAAATTCCTATTATTTATCTCACGGCACATGCCAACAGCCGCACTTTAAAGCGAGCGATCTCTTCTAGACATCCCCAGGGAACTCCCACAACAACGAGATATTTGATCAAGCCTTTTAATCAAACCGATTTACATACCACCATCGAAATTGCCCTGCTGCGTAATCAGTTTGAAAAGCGCTTGGCGGCGATCGAGTATCAGTTATCGACTCAAGCTAGCGATCGCCCCAGCCCCATTGAGTTTATGAATCCAGATACCGAAGTCTCAACCACCGGATCTCAGCCGTGGGAAGCAGCAGCACCCGCTCCTCATTCTGGTTTAGATTTAGTGAATGCGGAAAACAGTGAAACCCCAGAAACTCCTACCCCCTTACCCCCCAACCCACGACGGGTAACGCTACCAGAACAATGCCTATCCTCTGCTAAGCAGGGAACTGAACAATTCATTAGAAATGATACTGATACCCTTCAAGCGATCAGTGGGGCAGCAACGGGCAGCATGACGATATTTCCAGGCATTCACGATTTAAGACTGGTAGAAGCACATCTAGAGCAACAGGTTCAGGAACGGACAGCACAACTTCAGCAGGCACTTGATTTTGAAGCACTTCTAAAGCGGATTACTGAGAAGGTTCGAGATAGTCTTGATGAAAGCCAAATTTTGCAAACTGCTGTCGAAGAACTCACCACCGAGCTAAACACCACCTCCTGCGACACAGGACTGTATGATCTTAGTCTCGCCACTTCTACGATCGCCTACGAATCTGTTCAGGTAGGTGTGCCCTCTGCCCAGGGCAAAGTCGTTTACATGGAAGATGAAGAGGCAATTTACTCACGGCTCTTATCAGGGAAAGCGATACAGTTTTGCTGGATTAAATCAACAGAAAGAACCCTAAGACCTCGCTCAGAAGGCTCTACAACCCTGGCTTGCCCCATCATTGGTAAACCCAGCGTCATTGGCGATATCTGGCTTTATCGAGTGGGGAAAGATGGATTTGTAGCTGCCGAAGTCCGATTAGTGCAACAAGTTGCAAACCAATGTGCGATCGCCATTCGTCAAGCTCGCCTTTATACCGCCGTCCAGCAGCAAGTCACCGAACTCGAAAGCCTTAACCAGGTCAAAGACAATTTTCTCAACGCAGTTTCCCACGAACTCCGCACTCCCATTTGCAGCATTAAAATGGCGAGCCAACTTCTCGAAATTCGGCTGAATGGAGCGGGATTACTAGAACCTGACGGCGAACCCATCAAACGATATCTACAGATTTTGCAAAGTGAATGCGATCGAGAAATTAGCCTCATTAACAACATGCTCGATCTCTCTCGCCTAGATGCCCAAATGGAACCCGTTCACCGAACACCCATCAAGCTCCAGGATTGGATTCCCCATCTCCTTGAACCTTTTGCAGCCCAACGGCAAAAGCAGCAACAGCAGCTTGTCGTTGATATTCCGGTTGACTTATCTCCTGTCGTTTCAGATTTAGCCAGCCTAGGGCGTATCCTGAGCGAACTTCTGACTAATGCGTTTAAGTACACTCCTGCCCACGAAACTATCAAAGTTTCTGCTGGCATTGAATCTACAGAAGTCCCTCGCCTTTCGGAACCAAGGGCTCAAGAGCACAAAGCCCAGTTTCCGCCACACAATCCTAGAAATTTTCAGCCGACTCCAGCAGTTTTTGCGATTCGGATTAGCAACTCAGGTGTAAAAATTCTTCCTAGTGAGCAAACTCGCATCTTTGACAAATTTTACCGTATTCCTAACGCCGACCCCTGGAAACATGGAGGAACGGGATTAGGACTAGCGCTTGTCAAACGAATAGTGACTCATATTGGTGGAGAGATTCAAGTGCTTAGTCAACAAAGCTGGACAACTTTCACAGTCTATCTTCCCCTCAGCTAA